In Desulfobacterales bacterium, the genomic stretch AGCCTATTGAAAGGCGATAGACGTCCAGTTTTTCGTGTCCAAGGTTCATATTTTTTTCGATCCCGATCCCGATTTCGATTTCGATTTGGATACAGAACAAATTAGCCCTGCCTATGGCGCGACCGGGTATTGACATTTATTTTACATTCGTTATTTTTGACTACTTATGAATGGCGACTGGATACAACGACAGGCGGAAAAATCTCTTGAGCGGCTGATACCGCGGATACGGCCGGTAATGGGCCCGGAGGATGAGATCCATCAGCAGCTGTGGGAGGCTTTTGAAACCAGGCTGCGCCGGGAATGGGAACGTCTGTTCCGGCTTTTGGTGAATCTCTATGGGTGGCAGTATGATTTTTTCTATCATCTGGAGCAGATTCTCGCCACAGCCTTGCGGAGCTGGTCAGAGCGGCCGGATTATCTCAAGCGGCTGGACGCGGCCCGGGAAGAAAATCCCTTCTGGTTTCAATCCGAAGAGATGGTCGGCGGCGTGCTGTATGTGGATCTGTTCAGTGACAAGCTGGCCAGCTTGCCTGAGCATATCACCTATTTCAAGCAGACCGGGCTGACATACCTGCATCTGATGCCCCTTTTTGCCGTGCCGCACGGGTACAACGACGGCGGCTATGCGGTGAGCGACTACCGGGCGATCAATCCGGATATCGGGACCATGGAGGAATTGTCCGCGCTGGCCCGGATTCTTCATGACGAGGGGGTCAGCCTGGTGCTCGATTTTGTCATGAATCACACATCGGATGAGCACATCTGGGCCCAGCGGGCGAAATCCGGTGATTCGGATTTTCAGGAGTATTATTACACCTTTCCGGACAGAACGCTTCCGGATCAATACCAGCGGCATCTGCGGGATATCTTTCCGGATAGCCGGCGCGGCAGTTTTACCTGGAATCCGGACATGGGCCGGTGGGTATGGACCACCTTCCAGAGCTTTCAGTGGGATTTAAACTATGCCAATCCGGCCGTGTTCCGGGCAATGGCCGAGGAAATGCTGTTTCTGGCCAATGTGGGCGTACAAGTGCTTCGGCTGGACGCGGTGGCCTTTATCTGGAAGCGGCTGGGCACGGACTGCGAAAACCAGCCGGAAGCCCACATGATTATCCAGGCGTTCAACGCCCTGGCCCGGATCGCCGCGCCGTCTCTTTTGTTTAAATCCGAGGCCATCGTGCATCCGGATGAGGTGATCCGCTATATCGGTCCGGAGGAATGCCAGTTGTCCTATAATCCGCTTTTGATGGCGCTTCTCTGGGAAGCCCTGGCCACCCGGGAGGTCAAGCTTTTAAATAATGCCATGAAGAAGCGGATTCGGATCCACCCGGAATGCGCCTGGGTCAATTATCTGCGCTGCCATGATGATATCGGATGGACCTTTGATGATGCGGATGCCCGGGAGGTGGGCATTGACCCGAAAGGCCACCGGCAGTTTCTAAATGAGTTCTATACCGGCCGGTTTCCCGACTCCTTTGCCCGGGGCATGCCGTTTCAATACAATCCGGATACGGGGGATCTGCGGATTTCCGGCACCCTGGCCTCCCTGGCGGGGCTTGAAGCCGCACTGGATGCCGGGGATGATGGGCTGATTGAGGCTACCGTGCGGCGGATCAACCTGCTGCGCAGTATCATGCTGAGCGCCGGCGGTATTCCCCTGATCTATCTGGGTGATGAATGGGGTATGTTAAACGATTATACGTTTCTGTCCGACCCGGCCAAAGCCGCAGACAGCCGGTGGGTGCACCGTTCGCGCCAGCGGTGGGCATCCGGAAAGGATTTGAACAATGCGGAAGCCCTGGAATGGCGGTTTTACAATGAACTGTGCCACCTGATCGGGATTCGCAAAAAACTGCCGGCGCTTAGAAATGGCTATATGGAGGTGTTTGACACCGGAAACGTCCATTTGTTCGGTTTCATCCGGGAGTATGTCGGCCAGCGGCTGGTGGTGATCAATAATTTTTCGGAATTTGAGCAGCCCCTGCCGCAGTCTCAGCTAAATACCGCCACTGCAGCTACGCAGTTCGTGGATCGGGTGACCGGCCATTCCTTCCCAAACGGCGAGGGGCTTACACTGTCGCCCTATCAGTTTTTGTGGCTGGAGTGCCTGCCCGCCTGACCTTCCTTGCTTGTTATATAGTTTTTTTGCAATGCGAATCAGCAGGGGTTAGATTTTGATTGATTTTACTGTCAATTTAGGTTTTTGATCCGGAACGGATTTTCAAACACCGGAGGCTTTTAGATTGAAGGGAGGTGGGGCATGATGGAATTTCTGGAATTTTCGGTTTTGGGCAATTCAATAACCCTGTGGGCTGCAGCCCTGGCCACCCTGCTCGTTTTGAACCTCGTGTTTAACGTGCTGAAGCGATGGATAGTCAAACGCTTCGAGGCCGGCCGGATGTTTATCAGAACCAATATTTCCGGGGTGCTGGCGGAGATCTTCCAGCGGACCAAGCGGATTGTGCTGTTTCTGCTGGCCCTGCTTCTGGCCTCCCTTTGGCTGGAGCTGCCTGCTCAGGCCATGGTGCTTATTGAATCCGTGGCCTTTGCGGCCGTGCTCCTTCAAATCGGTCTTTGGGGCCATTATCTCGTTTACGCCGGGCTTAAGGAGTATGTGGGCCGAAGGGTGGAGGATCCTTTGACCAGTTCCGGGGTCACGGTGATGACCCTGTTCGGCCGGTTTGTGCTGTGGTCGGCGGTTTTGCTGGTGATTATGGAAAATATCGGGGTCAATGTCACCACCCTGATCGCCGGTCTGGGCGTCGGCGGTATTGCCATCGGCCTGGCCACCCAGAATATTTTAAGCGACCTGTTCGCCAGCCTCTCCATTCTTTTGGATAAGCCGTTTGAAGTCGGGAACTTCATTATTGTCGGGGATCATCTGGGAACGGTGGAGAAAATCGGTCTGAAAACCACCCGGCTGCGCAGCCTGGGCGGGGAGCTGCTGGTTTTCGGCAACAGTGATCTCCTTTCCAGCCGAATCCGCAATTATGCGAATTTCTGGGAGCGGCGCGTGGTTTTTTCATTCGGGGTACTCTATGATACCCCGTCGGAGAAGCTTAAAAAAATACCGGAAACAGTTCGACGGATTATCGAGAATGTTGAGCAAACCCGGTTTGATCGGGCCCATTTCAAGGAGTTCGGGGATTTTTCATTGAATTTTGAGGTGGTCTACTACGTGCTGAGCCCGGATTACGCGGTTTATATGGATATCCAGGAAAAGATCAACCTGGGGATTTTTGAGGCGTTTGAAACCGAAGGTATCGGGTTTGCCTTCCCCACCCGGACGATTCATATTGCCAGCGAGCCGTCCCGGAATGTGGCCGAACCCAGTTGAAAAGGATGAGGAAGAGGAAGCATATGCCGGATAATAAATCCATCCCGCCGATACTGGCTCATGAAGTCCGAGCCGTCTGCATTTTCGATTAAGGACCTGAAAAATTCCCCGGACGGCACCGCCTGCGGGGAACGGGGTGCGGTTGCCGAATCCGAATGGCAGACCGTTTTAAAGATGGCCGGTATTTTTGACCCGTTGGCCTGACATGTCATTTGGTTCTTTTTTTGTCAAGCCGTCTCAATCCAATGAAAAGGTTGGGTTGAGCTTGCGAAACCCAGCATTTTGGCTAATTCTATAAAGCAATAAAAAAGGGTGCCGGAAAGGGCACCCTTTGAATTTAATAAGAGTATAATAAGAATTTTACATCTACATCTCTGCCTGTTCCGGGTGGAACATGTTGACATCCTTCAAGTCATCGCCCAAGTACTCCCGTTCATTCGGCCCGAGGATGCCCATGGCCAGGCACAGGATGGTCCAGAGGTGGACGGCGTGGTATTTGCCCTCAAAATGCTCGGTCAAGTCGTGGATCTGCGCATGGCAGTTATGGCAGGCTGTGATGCAGTAGTCCGCGTCCGTAGCCACGATCTGATCGTGTTTGACTTTGCCGAATGACCGGCGCTGCTCGGTATAGCCGGCCTGAAGCGTCCCGCCGCCGCCGCCGCAGCAGAAGTTGTTGGATTTATTCGGGGTCATGTCGATGAAGTTTTCCTCGCCGACCGCCGTCTTGAGCACAAAGCGGATGTCGTCGGCCGCCGCGTCCCCGTAAGTTTTGCGGATGATCTGGCAGGGGTCCTGCACGGTGAATTTGACCTGGAGATCCTTGTTCCAGTCCGAGTTGACTTCAAGCCGGCCCTCCCGGATCCATTTGGCGTAATATTGATAGATGGTGGCAATTTCCATGTCGCCCTTGTCGATGTTGTATTTTCTCAGTCCTTCCAGGACTGCAAAGGTGACGTGCCCTCATTCGGTGTTGAGGTACGTTTTGCACCCCAACTCCTTTGCCTGATTGATGGATGTTTGCACAATATGTTTCCAGCCCTCGTCATCGGCAAGGAACATGCAGTAGTTTTCACCGCCCCAGCCCTTGCTGCCGTAAGTCCAGTCAACCCCGGCCTTGTGAAGAATCTTCCACAGGGGAAGCAGTTCATCCGGCTCTGTGACCGGTTCCCGGGAATTCTGGTTCAGGAAGAATTCTGCGCCCTGCTTGTCAATGGGTGCTTGCATATCCTTGAACTCGGGCTGCGCTTCCCGGTATTCTTCGAGCAGGTCTCCCACAACAAACTCAAAATCTTCGGGTGATGCGCCCATGGCGCTGCATGAGTCGTTTCTTAAGGCCATGTCGCAGGAACCCAGAATTCCCTTGGGCCGCTTTTCCCGGGGCCAGCTTTGCCGGGCAAAAAAGACCAGCCGCGGAATGTCGATTTTCATCGGGCAGACATAGATGCAGCGCTGGCACATGGTGCAGTGCCAGACCCAGTCTGTGGTGGTGACCTCTTCGTCAAGCCCTAAGGCCGCCATCCGAAGAAATTTCCGGGGATCCATGCCGTCTAAGCCGGTGGCCGGGCATCCCGAAGAGCATGCCCCGCAGGTCAGGCAAAGGTTTAGATTGCCTCCTTCCGGTAGGACTTCCTTTACCTTATCAATAAAGGTGCTTTGTTTTTTCCCGCCTAATTTGATTGCCGCCTCTCCCATATGGTTTTCCTCCAATTATTCTGTAGATCCGTCTGTCGATCCGGCTGATAAGTTCCGAAAAACAGTAACTTTCAGCATAAGGTGTTATAAATTTAATCTCATTGAACAAAAAGGTCAATGGCCTTTTTATCCGATTCGGCGCTCCATTTCAACAGCGATTTTTGCAAAATCCGGGGCCATGTTTGATGCCAGGGTCACAAATTCGAGCCGGTTTTTATCAATACCCGTCTCCTCAAGCATCCGGTAGGCATTGGCGATCCGCCACCGGGCAAATGTGGTGCCGGTCTCGGATTTGCAGTTGCCCGGGTGGCAGGCCATCACCAGAACCCCGTCAGCCCCCTCGATCAGCGCGGTCAATACGTAGTGGATATCGACCTTTCCGGCACATGGCACGCGGATCATGCGAAGCCCGTCCGGCACCTGGTATTGAAAAAGCGCGGCGGTTTTGCCGGCTTCAAGGGATGAGTTCTCGCAGCAGAAGGCGATGATCTTCGGCGCCCCGTTTTTCACCGCCGATACCGCGGTCCGGATTTGCTCCGTGATTTCATCATCCGCATATCCGGTGACCTGAATGGCCTCCTGCGGGCATTCGCTGGCGCATATGCCGCAGGCCTGGCAGGCGACCGGCGAAATCACCGCCTTGTCATCCCAATAGATGGCCCCGTGCGGGCAGCAGCGGAAGCAGGTAAGGCAGGTGACGCACTTCTCCCGGTCCACCACGGCCCGGAATCTGGGAACTTCCCGGGTGCCGTCGCCCAGAAGCTGTTTGAGCTGCATCACGGTGTTTTCCACATCCGTCCAGGCATCGGAGAGGTTTTGGATGTCCCGGCTGGAGCCCACCACATAGATGCCCTCCCGGTTTGAGTTGACCGGGAAGCGGTGAATATTGTCGGTTTGCAGAAACCCCATAGGGCCCAGGTCGATCCGCAGGATCTCCGCCAGTTCGGGATTTATCTGGTTGGCGGTCATGGCCTCTTCGACCACCACAAAATCCGGGTCAAGTTCAATATCCGAGCGGACCACCGGATCATGGAATCCGATCACCGGTGCATCCCCCTGCTGCACAATGGACGGGGCCGCGTTTAATTTGAAATAAATGGCCCCTTTGTCCCGGCCCTCTTTGTAAAGGCGCTCCAGGTTATCGCCGGCCACTTTGATGTCGTTGATGTATACATAGGGGGTGGCGCCGGAGCCGGAGGCTTCAGCAACAGCCAGGACCCCGTCAAGGATCCGCTTCATGAGCAGGGGGTTGCCCTCCTGGGCAAACCCCGCCAAAAATGCCACGGCCGCCTGGTCGCCTTTCAGTTTGTTTTGAAATTCCGCATCAGTAAGTTTTTCTTCAAAATCGGACAGGGTGAGCACTTTATCGGACAGCTCAAGGCCGTAAATATGGTTCAGCGGGGCGGAGACGATATCCGTGGCCACGACCACCGCGCCGACCGTTTTCTCCAGTGCTTCGCCTTGGCTGGTGAGCCGGATGGTAAAATCCCCGGTCACCCCGG encodes the following:
- a CDS encoding alpha-amylase family glycosyl hydrolase — translated: MGPEDEIHQQLWEAFETRLRREWERLFRLLVNLYGWQYDFFYHLEQILATALRSWSERPDYLKRLDAAREENPFWFQSEEMVGGVLYVDLFSDKLASLPEHITYFKQTGLTYLHLMPLFAVPHGYNDGGYAVSDYRAINPDIGTMEELSALARILHDEGVSLVLDFVMNHTSDEHIWAQRAKSGDSDFQEYYYTFPDRTLPDQYQRHLRDIFPDSRRGSFTWNPDMGRWVWTTFQSFQWDLNYANPAVFRAMAEEMLFLANVGVQVLRLDAVAFIWKRLGTDCENQPEAHMIIQAFNALARIAAPSLLFKSEAIVHPDEVIRYIGPEECQLSYNPLLMALLWEALATREVKLLNNAMKKRIRIHPECAWVNYLRCHDDIGWTFDDADAREVGIDPKGHRQFLNEFYTGRFPDSFARGMPFQYNPDTGDLRISGTLASLAGLEAALDAGDDGLIEATVRRINLLRSIMLSAGGIPLIYLGDEWGMLNDYTFLSDPAKAADSRWVHRSRQRWASGKDLNNAEALEWRFYNELCHLIGIRKKLPALRNGYMEVFDTGNVHLFGFIREYVGQRLVVINNFSEFEQPLPQSQLNTATAATQFVDRVTGHSFPNGEGLTLSPYQFLWLECLPA
- a CDS encoding mechanosensitive ion channel family protein produces the protein MMEFLEFSVLGNSITLWAAALATLLVLNLVFNVLKRWIVKRFEAGRMFIRTNISGVLAEIFQRTKRIVLFLLALLLASLWLELPAQAMVLIESVAFAAVLLQIGLWGHYLVYAGLKEYVGRRVEDPLTSSGVTVMTLFGRFVLWSAVLLVIMENIGVNVTTLIAGLGVGGIAIGLATQNILSDLFASLSILLDKPFEVGNFIIVGDHLGTVEKIGLKTTRLRSLGGELLVFGNSDLLSSRIRNYANFWERRVVFSFGVLYDTPSEKLKKIPETVRRIIENVEQTRFDRAHFKEFGDFSLNFEVVYYVLSPDYAVYMDIQEKINLGIFEAFETEGIGFAFPTRTIHIASEPSRNVAEPS
- a CDS encoding (Fe-S)-binding protein, producing the protein MGEAAIKLGGKKQSTFIDKVKEVLPEGGNLNLCLTCGACSSGCPATGLDGMDPRKFLRMAALGLDEEVTTTDWVWHCTMCQRCIYVCPMKIDIPRLVFFARQSWPREKRPKGILGSCDMALRNDSCSAMGASPEDFEFVVGDLLEEYREAQPEFKDMQAPIDKQGAEFFLNQNSREPVTEPDELLPLWKILHKAGVDWTYGSKGWGGENYCMFLADDEGWKHIVQTSINQAKELGCKTYLNTEUGHVTFAVLEGLRKYNIDKGDMEIATIYQYYAKWIREGRLEVNSDWNKDLQVKFTVQDPCQIIRKTYGDAAADDIRFVLKTAVGEENFIDMTPNKSNNFCCGGGGGTLQAGYTEQRRSFGKVKHDQIVATDADYCITACHNCHAQIHDLTEHFEGKYHAVHLWTILCLAMGILGPNEREYLGDDLKDVNMFHPEQAEM
- a CDS encoding hydrogenase iron-sulfur subunit, translating into MTTAKNTQETEKIEIATDVMVIGGGYTGLKAARAIAENGFHVILADQEEADNLNRFSLLGIAAPMENQLKELKDAVAADERIEFLPEADINEAAGVTGDFTIRLTSQGEALEKTVGAVVVATDIVSAPLNHIYGLELSDKVLTLSDFEEKLTDAEFQNKLKGDQAAVAFLAGFAQEGNPLLMKRILDGVLAVAEASGSGATPYVYINDIKVAGDNLERLYKEGRDKGAIYFKLNAAPSIVQQGDAPVIGFHDPVVRSDIELDPDFVVVEEAMTANQINPELAEILRIDLGPMGFLQTDNIHRFPVNSNREGIYVVGSSRDIQNLSDAWTDVENTVMQLKQLLGDGTREVPRFRAVVDREKCVTCLTCFRCCPHGAIYWDDKAVISPVACQACGICASECPQEAIQVTGYADDEITEQIRTAVSAVKNGAPKIIAFCCENSSLEAGKTAALFQYQVPDGLRMIRVPCAGKVDIHYVLTALIEGADGVLVMACHPGNCKSETGTTFARWRIANAYRMLEETGIDKNRLEFVTLASNMAPDFAKIAVEMERRIG